From the Rhodoferax mekongensis genome, one window contains:
- a CDS encoding iron ABC transporter substrate-binding protein, which yields MKRKFLTSLFRLAALGAAIATVGLPAQAQTPSAEGILVYNAQHASLTQAWAEAFTKETGIKVTLRQGGNTELGNQLVQEGAASPADVFLTENSPAMALVDGAGLFAPLDPATINQIAPAYRTAHGRWVGIAARSTVFVYKKTKFTPEQLPKSLMDLAKPEWKGRWAASPAGADFQAIVSAVLELKGESATAAWLKGMKENVVPFKGNSIAMKAVNAGQVDGAVIYHYYYYGDMAKTGENSEKVGLHYFRNEDPGAFVSISGAGVLASSKRKAEAQAFVKWIAGKGGQEILRTGSSFEYAVGQGAASHRSLVPLADLQAPKVEPSKLNSKKVSDLMTQAGLL from the coding sequence ATGAAACGTAAATTCCTGACCTCTTTGTTCCGCTTGGCTGCCTTGGGCGCTGCGATCGCCACCGTAGGATTGCCTGCACAAGCGCAGACGCCTTCCGCAGAAGGCATCCTGGTCTACAACGCCCAGCACGCCAGCTTGACCCAAGCCTGGGCAGAGGCCTTCACCAAAGAAACCGGCATCAAGGTTACTTTGCGCCAAGGCGGCAATACCGAGTTGGGCAACCAACTGGTGCAAGAAGGAGCCGCCTCGCCGGCCGACGTGTTTTTGACTGAAAACTCCCCGGCCATGGCCCTGGTGGATGGTGCCGGCTTGTTTGCTCCGCTGGACCCTGCCACGATCAACCAGATTGCGCCCGCCTACCGCACGGCGCATGGTCGCTGGGTAGGTATTGCTGCGCGTAGTACCGTCTTTGTGTACAAGAAAACCAAATTCACCCCTGAGCAATTGCCCAAGTCCCTGATGGATCTGGCCAAGCCCGAGTGGAAGGGCCGTTGGGCTGCCTCTCCCGCTGGCGCTGACTTTCAGGCCATCGTGAGTGCTGTGCTGGAGCTCAAGGGCGAGTCTGCTACAGCTGCCTGGCTCAAGGGTATGAAAGAAAACGTCGTGCCTTTCAAGGGCAACAGCATTGCCATGAAAGCCGTGAATGCAGGCCAGGTGGACGGCGCGGTGATCTACCACTACTACTACTACGGCGACATGGCCAAGACCGGTGAGAACAGCGAGAAGGTGGGTTTGCACTATTTCCGCAATGAAGATCCGGGCGCGTTTGTGAGCATCTCCGGTGCGGGCGTGCTGGCTTCCAGCAAACGCAAAGCAGAAGCCCAGGCCTTTGTGAAGTGGATCGCCGGCAAAGGCGGCCAGGAAATTTTGCGCACGGGCAGCTCGTTTGAATATGCCGTGGGCCAGGGTGCCGCATCGCACCGCAGCCTCGTGCCACTGGCAGACTTGCAAGCACCTAAAGTCGAACCTTCCAAACTCAATAGCAAAAAGGTCTCTGACCTGATGACCCAGGCGGGCCTGCTGTAA
- a CDS encoding ROK family protein, with the protein MALTHDIELNIAPGSAPVACVDIGGTKVAVNIADAAGVRGKVSEPTAKEGNNDALARQIIRMVGESCALAGVAVADIAAVGVATCGPFVINQGMVELAGPNICGGLAGKARGLPNDWVTALLEAPLKATFPNVRVENDGVGALEAERRWGALQGVANCAYVTWSTGIGMGLCVDGNILRGKNGNAGHAGHTFVSSNNDALCGCGNVGDVEGLVAGNAIPRRFGAQGFADAATLFVAARAGDAGAVAIVDDLCDVMGRTLYNMVATLDLQRISVGGSVFWHNRDYLLPKLQAALKGKLPALTDGVEIVPAGLGEKVGDYAALALVVA; encoded by the coding sequence ATGGCATTGACCCACGACATTGAATTGAACATCGCCCCCGGCAGCGCGCCAGTCGCCTGTGTGGACATCGGCGGCACCAAGGTGGCAGTCAATATTGCCGATGCTGCCGGCGTGCGGGGCAAGGTTTCTGAGCCCACCGCCAAAGAAGGCAACAACGACGCGCTGGCCCGTCAGATCATCCGCATGGTGGGCGAGAGCTGCGCCTTGGCGGGCGTGGCCGTGGCGGACATTGCTGCAGTGGGGGTGGCCACCTGCGGGCCTTTTGTGATCAACCAGGGCATGGTCGAGTTGGCCGGCCCCAACATCTGTGGCGGCCTGGCTGGCAAGGCGCGCGGTTTGCCCAACGACTGGGTGACCGCCTTGCTCGAAGCCCCCTTGAAAGCCACATTCCCGAACGTGCGGGTAGAGAACGACGGAGTAGGCGCCCTGGAAGCAGAGCGCCGCTGGGGTGCGTTGCAGGGTGTGGCCAATTGCGCTTACGTGACCTGGAGTACCGGTATCGGCATGGGCTTGTGTGTGGACGGCAACATCCTGCGCGGCAAAAACGGAAACGCAGGCCATGCGGGCCACACCTTTGTGAGTTCCAACAACGATGCCTTGTGCGGCTGCGGCAACGTGGGCGATGTGGAAGGGCTGGTCGCCGGCAACGCGATTCCGCGCAGGTTCGGCGCACAAGGCTTTGCAGATGCTGCTACGCTTTTTGTAGCTGCTCGCGCAGGCGACGCGGGCGCTGTGGCCATTGTGGATGATCTTTGCGACGTCATGGGGCGCACCCTGTACAACATGGTGGCCACGCTGGACCTGCAGCGCATCAGCGTGGGCGGCAGTGTGTTCTGGCACAACCGCGATTACCTCTTGCCCAAACTCCAAGCCGCTCTCAAAGGCAAGCTGCCGGCCCTGACCGACGGTGTGGAGATCGTGCCCGCCGGCTTGGGTGAGAAGGTCGGGGATTACGCCGCGCTCGCATTGGTGGTGGCCTGA
- a CDS encoding ABC transporter substrate-binding protein, translating to MYFSALARTMAAAFALCASAALHAGEVEVLHYWTSGGEAKSVAELKDMMGKRGHTWKDFTVTGGGGQNAMAVLKQRVLAGNAPAAANIKGPAIQEWAELNVLTNLDAMASFEKWDEALPKVVADQMKYKGRYVAVPVNVHRVNWLWANSAVLKKAGVAALPKTYDEFFAAADKIKAAGFIPVAHGGQDWQDFTVFESVVLGVGGTALYDKALVKLDRAAMTSDEMKKSLEIFRRIKSYTDANSNGRDWNVTTEMVINGKAGFQFMGDWAKGEFLAAGQTPGKEFTCSAAPGTANAYTFNVDSFAMFQLKSWEAQKAQGYLAYLLMGKEFQEKFNLRKGSIPVRLGMNMEKFDDCAKTSSKDFVATSASGALVPSVAHGMALSSSQQAAMRAAVSEFWNNDKLSVSEAVAKLVAVSAPKQK from the coding sequence ATGTACTTTTCAGCCCTAGCGCGCACCATGGCCGCTGCATTTGCGCTGTGCGCAAGCGCCGCGTTGCATGCCGGCGAAGTAGAGGTCTTGCACTACTGGACCTCCGGCGGTGAAGCCAAATCGGTTGCAGAACTCAAAGACATGATGGGCAAACGCGGCCACACCTGGAAAGACTTTACCGTGACCGGTGGTGGTGGCCAGAATGCCATGGCGGTGCTCAAACAGCGTGTGCTCGCGGGCAATGCTCCAGCGGCAGCCAACATCAAAGGGCCGGCCATTCAGGAATGGGCCGAACTGAACGTGTTGACCAACCTCGACGCGATGGCGTCGTTCGAAAAGTGGGACGAAGCGCTCCCCAAGGTCGTGGCCGACCAGATGAAATACAAAGGCCGCTACGTGGCCGTCCCGGTGAATGTACACCGGGTGAATTGGTTGTGGGCCAACTCCGCCGTGCTCAAAAAAGCGGGTGTCGCAGCACTGCCCAAAACCTATGACGAATTTTTTGCCGCAGCCGACAAGATCAAGGCTGCCGGCTTCATCCCTGTCGCACACGGCGGGCAGGACTGGCAGGACTTCACGGTGTTTGAAAGCGTGGTTCTTGGCGTTGGCGGTACCGCGCTGTACGACAAAGCCTTGGTCAAGCTGGACCGCGCTGCGATGACCAGTGACGAGATGAAAAAGTCTCTGGAAATCTTCCGCCGCATCAAGTCTTACACCGATGCCAATTCCAACGGCCGTGACTGGAACGTCACCACCGAGATGGTCATCAACGGCAAAGCCGGCTTCCAGTTCATGGGCGACTGGGCCAAGGGCGAGTTTCTGGCTGCGGGCCAGACACCGGGCAAGGAATTCACCTGCTCCGCTGCACCCGGCACCGCCAACGCCTACACCTTCAACGTGGACTCCTTTGCCATGTTCCAGCTCAAGAGCTGGGAAGCCCAAAAGGCCCAAGGCTACCTGGCCTACCTGCTCATGGGCAAGGAGTTTCAGGAAAAGTTCAACCTGCGCAAAGGCTCCATCCCTGTGCGACTGGGCATGAACATGGAGAAGTTTGACGACTGCGCCAAGACCTCCAGCAAAGACTTTGTAGCCACCTCCGCCTCGGGCGCGCTGGTGCCCTCGGTAGCCCATGGCATGGCACTGTCGTCATCACAGCAAGCGGCCATGCGTGCCGCGGTGAGCGAGTTCTGGAACAACGACAAGCTGAGCGTGAGTGAGGCCGTCGCCAAATTGGTCGCAGTGAGTGCGCCCAAGCAAAAGTAA
- a CDS encoding phosphomannose isomerase type II C-terminal cupin domain — protein sequence MQTTLRTETIERTLRPWGWYETISEVPGNKIKRIGVHPGQQLSLQKHHQRAEHWVVTEGIARVTLDDRQFDLRPGEYCDIAIGQVHRLANLTDGPVEIVEVQFGSYLGEDDIVRLQDDYGRN from the coding sequence ATGCAAACTACCTTGCGAACCGAGACCATCGAACGCACCCTGCGCCCGTGGGGCTGGTACGAAACCATCTCCGAAGTACCGGGCAACAAAATCAAGCGCATCGGTGTGCACCCCGGCCAGCAACTGAGTTTGCAGAAGCACCACCAGCGTGCAGAGCATTGGGTGGTGACCGAAGGCATTGCGCGGGTCACACTGGATGACCGCCAGTTTGATCTGAGGCCCGGTGAGTACTGCGACATTGCCATCGGGCAAGTGCACCGCCTGGCCAATCTGACCGACGGCCCGGTAGAGATTGTGGAAGTACAGTTCGGTAGTTATCTGGGCGAGGACGACATCGTGCGTCTGCAGGACGACTACGGCCGCAACTGA
- a CDS encoding SDR family oxidoreductase, with product MLKRVLVTGGAHRLGALLCARFAAAGWEVWCHYQRSAEAAEALCAGLRARGHEAHAIHADLSDEGSRKAVIAEIAAKSGPLHCLVNNASSFEPDSGDAIDTEGARQQLEVNLMAPLSLSRWMANSLGADATPGAHSIIHVLDQKVFNLNPDYFSYTVSKLALERAVALQAQALAPAVRVCGVAPGLMFLSGPQTRDNFDKAARVNLLREPIDPGQVAATCLFLAENPCITGSTLCVDNGQHLVPLERDVMFAVEPSSVKDTP from the coding sequence GTGTTGAAGCGCGTACTTGTCACCGGTGGTGCCCATCGTTTGGGTGCGCTCCTTTGCGCCCGTTTCGCTGCGGCCGGGTGGGAGGTGTGGTGCCATTACCAGCGCAGCGCTGAAGCGGCCGAGGCGCTGTGCGCCGGGCTGCGTGCCCGAGGGCATGAGGCCCACGCCATCCATGCAGACCTGTCAGATGAAGGCAGCCGCAAGGCCGTGATTGCAGAAATTGCCGCCAAGTCCGGCCCGCTGCACTGCTTGGTGAACAACGCCTCCAGCTTCGAGCCCGACAGTGGCGATGCCATCGATACCGAGGGCGCACGCCAACAGCTGGAAGTCAACCTGATGGCACCTTTGTCGCTTTCACGCTGGATGGCCAACAGCTTGGGGGCGGACGCCACCCCGGGCGCGCACAGCATCATCCATGTGCTGGACCAGAAGGTGTTCAACCTCAACCCCGACTATTTTTCGTACACCGTCAGCAAGCTGGCGCTGGAACGGGCAGTGGCTTTGCAAGCCCAGGCGCTGGCACCCGCCGTGCGCGTGTGCGGTGTGGCTCCGGGCCTGATGTTTTTGAGCGGCCCGCAAACCCGGGACAACTTCGACAAGGCCGCACGCGTCAACCTGTTGCGCGAACCCATAGACCCCGGCCAGGTCGCTGCCACCTGCCTGTTTCTGGCCGAGAACCCTTGCATTACCGGCAGCACCCTGTGCGTGGACAACGGCCAACATTTGGTGCCATTGGAGCGCGATGTGATGTTTGCCGTGGAGCCCTCTTCTGTGAAAGACACCCCATGA
- a CDS encoding dihydroneopterin aldolase, which translates to MKASTGHQTLTLTGLRFDANLGILESEKVAPQPIQVDAELSLGTQPLLPHDDDINHVLDYRKVRQIIISECTAEHVNLLETLIGKLAHRLMQLPGVLGVRVKIAKLEIFEDCEVAIRMETGEW; encoded by the coding sequence ATGAAGGCCAGCACCGGTCACCAAACCCTGACCCTCACGGGCCTGCGCTTTGACGCCAACCTCGGCATTCTGGAGTCCGAAAAAGTCGCACCCCAGCCCATCCAGGTGGACGCCGAGCTGAGCCTGGGCACCCAGCCCCTGCTGCCGCATGACGACGACATCAACCACGTGCTGGACTACCGCAAGGTGCGCCAGATCATCATCAGCGAATGCACGGCGGAGCACGTGAACCTGCTGGAGACCCTGATCGGCAAGTTGGCCCACCGGCTGATGCAGTTGCCCGGCGTGCTGGGCGTGCGCGTCAAGATCGCGAAACTGGAAATTTTTGAAGACTGTGAAGTTGCCATCCGCATGGAGACCGGAGAGTGGTGA
- a CDS encoding ABC transporter substrate-binding protein, which translates to MLKLSKLATAVALVVAGSAAVAGEVEVLHYWTSGGEAKSVAELKKIMQGKGHTWKDFAVAGGGGDNAATVLKSRVVSGNPPAAAQIKGPAIQEWASEGVLANLDATAKAEKWDDLLPKVVADVMKYKGNYVAAPVNVHRVNWMWANSAVLKKAGVTATPKTWDEFFAAAEKVKKAGLIPVAHGGQNWQDFTTFESVALGVGGTKFYNEALIKLDQKALTSATMTKVLETFRKVKGYTDAAAPGRDWNLATAMVIQEKAAFQFMGDWAKGEFSAAGKVPGKDYVCAAAPGTGNAYTFNVDSFAMFKLKDAGAQKAQADLAASIMGTEFQEVFNLNKGSIPVRLNMSMDKFDDCAKTSAKDFVSTAKSGGLVPSVAHGMAIKPAAEGAIKDAVSQFWNDDKISVADGVKNIAKAAATK; encoded by the coding sequence ATGTTGAAGCTTTCTAAACTCGCCACCGCAGTGGCACTCGTGGTTGCTGGTTCGGCCGCTGTGGCTGGTGAAGTGGAAGTCCTGCACTACTGGACATCCGGCGGCGAAGCCAAGTCCGTGGCTGAACTGAAGAAGATCATGCAAGGCAAGGGCCACACATGGAAAGACTTCGCAGTGGCCGGCGGCGGTGGTGACAACGCTGCTACCGTGCTGAAGAGCCGCGTGGTGAGCGGAAACCCTCCTGCAGCCGCCCAGATCAAAGGCCCTGCCATTCAGGAGTGGGCTTCTGAAGGTGTGTTGGCTAACCTCGACGCTACCGCCAAGGCTGAAAAGTGGGACGACCTGCTGCCCAAGGTGGTGGCTGACGTCATGAAGTACAAAGGCAACTACGTGGCTGCTCCCGTGAACGTGCACCGCGTGAACTGGATGTGGGCTAACTCCGCTGTCCTGAAGAAGGCCGGCGTGACGGCTACCCCCAAGACATGGGACGAGTTCTTTGCTGCTGCTGAAAAGGTCAAGAAGGCCGGCCTGATCCCCGTGGCACACGGTGGCCAGAACTGGCAAGACTTCACCACCTTTGAGTCTGTGGCTCTGGGCGTGGGCGGCACCAAGTTCTACAACGAAGCTCTGATCAAGCTCGACCAGAAGGCACTGACCAGCGCCACCATGACCAAGGTCCTGGAAACATTCCGCAAGGTCAAGGGTTACACCGACGCAGCCGCCCCCGGCCGCGACTGGAACCTGGCGACCGCCATGGTCATCCAAGAGAAGGCCGCATTCCAGTTCATGGGTGACTGGGCCAAGGGCGAGTTCTCTGCTGCTGGCAAGGTTCCCGGCAAAGACTACGTCTGCGCTGCTGCTCCCGGCACCGGCAATGCGTACACCTTTAACGTGGACTCCTTCGCGATGTTCAAGCTGAAGGACGCTGGCGCCCAAAAGGCCCAGGCTGATCTGGCTGCTTCCATCATGGGCACAGAGTTCCAGGAAGTCTTCAACCTGAACAAGGGTTCCATCCCCGTGCGTTTGAACATGTCCATGGACAAGTTCGACGACTGCGCCAAGACTTCCGCCAAGGACTTCGTGTCTACCGCCAAGTCCGGTGGTCTGGTTCCTTCCGTGGCTCACGGCATGGCCATCAAGCCCGCTGCTGAAGGCGCGATCAAGGACGCCGTGTCCCAGTTCTGGAACGACGACAAGATCTCCGTTGCTGACGGTGTGAAGAACATCGCCAAGGCCGCTGCTACCAAGTAA
- a CDS encoding ABC transporter permease yields MTSIAVRVPAPLARPARQGRLSWVALAALLVSVFALLPLGFVTWVAFQSGWDTVVALVFRPRVGELLINTALLVVLTVPLSIVLSLALAWLTERSDLPGARWWSWLAAAPLAVPAFVHSYAWISVAPGMHGLWAAVLISLVAYFPFVYLPIAAALRRLDPAMEDAAASLGYGPWAVFIKVVLPQLRLAIWGGALLVGLHLLAEYGLFVTIRFDTFTTAIVDQFQSTYNGPAANMLAGVLVLCCFGLLGLEAGTRGRERYARVGAGSARQVPVRALGRWTALCLLLPAATALLSLGVPLVTLSRWLWAGGAEVWNFKELAPALWQTLLLAGLGALLTTVSAVPMAWLSIRSPGKVQRWVEGANYLAGALPGIVVALALVTVTVRVALPLYQTVFTVLLAYALMFLPRALVSLRAGIAQAPMELEQAARSLGRTPLQALWQITMRLAAPGAASGYAMVFLAITTELTATLLLAPNGTQTLATAFWSHSSEIDYAGAAPYALLMVLMSLPLTWMLYLQSRRMAGR; encoded by the coding sequence GTGACTTCTATCGCAGTGCGCGTTCCTGCGCCCCTGGCCCGCCCCGCGCGCCAGGGGCGTTTGTCTTGGGTGGCGCTGGCTGCGTTGCTCGTGTCCGTGTTCGCCTTGCTGCCGCTGGGCTTCGTGACATGGGTCGCTTTTCAGAGCGGTTGGGACACGGTGGTGGCCTTGGTATTCAGGCCGCGGGTAGGCGAGTTATTGATCAATACCGCGCTGCTGGTGGTGTTGACCGTGCCCCTTTCCATCGTGCTCTCCTTGGCCTTGGCGTGGCTGACCGAGCGTTCGGATTTGCCCGGTGCGCGATGGTGGTCGTGGTTGGCTGCGGCGCCTTTGGCAGTGCCGGCCTTTGTGCACAGCTACGCATGGATCAGCGTTGCGCCCGGCATGCACGGCCTGTGGGCGGCGGTGCTGATTTCGCTGGTGGCTTATTTTCCGTTTGTGTATTTGCCTATCGCAGCCGCATTGCGCCGACTAGACCCGGCCATGGAAGATGCTGCGGCTTCGTTGGGCTACGGCCCGTGGGCCGTGTTTATCAAAGTGGTGCTTCCTCAGCTGCGGCTGGCCATCTGGGGCGGTGCACTGCTGGTGGGGCTGCATTTGCTGGCGGAATACGGATTGTTTGTGACCATCCGCTTTGACACCTTCACCACCGCCATCGTGGACCAGTTCCAATCCACCTACAACGGCCCGGCCGCCAACATGTTGGCAGGGGTGTTGGTGCTGTGCTGCTTTGGCTTGCTCGGCTTGGAAGCCGGCACCCGCGGACGGGAGCGGTATGCGCGGGTCGGCGCGGGTTCTGCCCGGCAAGTGCCTGTGCGGGCCTTGGGCCGCTGGACTGCACTTTGCCTGCTACTGCCTGCTGCGACTGCCTTGTTGTCGCTGGGCGTGCCGCTGGTCACCCTGAGCCGCTGGCTGTGGGCCGGTGGCGCAGAGGTCTGGAACTTCAAGGAATTGGCGCCCGCACTGTGGCAAACCTTGTTGTTGGCCGGTTTGGGGGCCTTGCTCACTACCGTATCTGCGGTACCCATGGCTTGGTTGTCTATCCGGTCGCCCGGGAAAGTGCAACGTTGGGTAGAAGGTGCCAATTACCTGGCCGGTGCTCTGCCCGGCATCGTGGTGGCGCTGGCATTGGTCACCGTGACCGTGCGTGTGGCGCTGCCGCTGTACCAGACGGTGTTCACGGTATTGCTGGCCTATGCGCTCATGTTTTTGCCGCGTGCGCTGGTGAGCCTGCGCGCAGGCATTGCACAAGCCCCCATGGAGCTGGAGCAAGCCGCACGCAGTCTGGGGCGCACGCCATTGCAGGCCCTGTGGCAGATCACCATGCGCTTGGCGGCACCCGGCGCAGCTTCAGGGTACGCCATGGTGTTTTTGGCCATTACCACTGAACTCACGGCCACCTTGTTGTTGGCCCCCAATGGCACCCAGACGCTGGCGACCGCTTTCTGGTCCCACAGCTCGGAGATCGACTATGCCGGCGCCGCGCCGTATGCGCTGCTGATGGTGCTGATGTCGCTCCCGCTAACCTGGATGCTTTACCTCCAATCTCGACGCATGGCGGGACGATGA
- a CDS encoding ABC transporter ATP-binding protein → MTTLELHGVHKSYGNVAALKGIQLSVPRGSRTAIVGPSGSGKTSLLRIIAGFEAPDAGRVVLQGDVLADGPAIVPAHQRGIGYVPQDGALFPHLSVADNVGFGLDKSAPDRKARINELMDMVSLDRAMLQRRPHELSGGQQQRVALARALAQRPKLMLLDEPFSALDTGLRASTRKAVARLLQDAGITTILVTHDQAEALSFADQVAVMRGGLLAQVGMPLDLYLRPNDPVTASFLGDAVVLDATLSAGWADCALGRLPTQDHARVGSGQILLRPEQLSVSPLDTAAVSAGEAPSCVGTVVETDFCGSVCELIVQLDTSANGARVHVHSAGLEAPGVGARVQVSARGMAHVFPAS, encoded by the coding sequence ATGACGACTCTTGAACTGCACGGTGTGCACAAATCGTATGGAAATGTGGCGGCCCTCAAAGGCATACAGCTGAGCGTGCCGCGCGGTAGCCGCACCGCCATCGTGGGCCCCTCGGGCTCCGGCAAGACCAGCCTCTTGCGCATCATTGCAGGCTTTGAGGCGCCTGACGCAGGTCGCGTGGTGTTGCAGGGTGATGTGCTTGCGGACGGGCCTGCCATCGTGCCTGCGCACCAGCGTGGCATTGGCTATGTGCCGCAAGACGGCGCGCTGTTTCCGCATTTGAGCGTGGCGGACAACGTGGGCTTCGGACTGGATAAGTCGGCTCCCGATCGCAAGGCGCGTATCAATGAATTGATGGACATGGTCTCGCTGGACCGGGCCATGCTGCAACGCCGCCCACACGAACTTTCGGGTGGCCAACAGCAGCGCGTGGCGCTGGCGCGCGCCTTGGCGCAGCGGCCCAAGTTGATGTTGCTGGACGAGCCGTTTTCTGCGCTGGACACGGGCTTGCGGGCTTCCACGCGCAAGGCGGTCGCCCGGTTGTTGCAAGACGCAGGCATTACCACCATTCTGGTCACACACGATCAAGCGGAAGCTTTGTCTTTCGCAGACCAGGTCGCCGTGATGCGTGGCGGCTTGCTCGCGCAAGTGGGCATGCCTTTGGACTTGTACTTGCGCCCGAACGATCCGGTCACTGCCAGCTTCCTGGGCGATGCCGTGGTACTCGACGCGACGCTGTCAGCCGGCTGGGCAGACTGCGCGCTGGGCCGGCTGCCCACGCAAGACCACGCCCGGGTGGGGTCGGGCCAGATTCTGTTGCGCCCTGAGCAGCTGTCAGTCAGTCCCCTGGATACGGCGGCAGTATCCGCAGGGGAGGCGCCTTCCTGTGTGGGCACGGTGGTGGAAACCGATTTTTGTGGCTCGGTATGCGAGCTGATCGTGCAGTTGGATACTTCTGCCAACGGTGCTCGTGTGCACGTGCACAGTGCAGGGCTTGAGGCGCCTGGCGTGGGTGCGCGGGTGCAGGTTTCAGCGCGTGGCATGGCCCACGTGTTTCCCGCATCCTGA
- a CDS encoding class I SAM-dependent methyltransferase, whose amino-acid sequence MSTTESIPANLTRIIADAIEKAGGWMGFDTFMALALYAPGWGYYANGSAKFGQMPQGLVGEAGVEGAGSDFVTAPEISPLFGQALARQVAQVLEATGTDELWEFGAGTGALALQLLDALGDRVRSYTIVDLSDSLKARQRERLAGHAGKVQWASSLPAQMRGVVVGNEVLDAMPVQLLARVAGGWHERGVALAQGQLVWADKPSTLRPPVDIDGEHDYLTEIHAQGEAFVRTLADHLEAGAAFLLDYGFPESEYYHVQRSGGTVMCHRAHRADADPLSDVGLKDITAHVNFTGVAVAAQDAGLDVLGYTNQAHFLMNCGLVEAMQSQPLQARVAAQKLLMEHEMGELFKVVALGRGVDVPLLGFARGDRTHRL is encoded by the coding sequence ATGTCCACGACGGAGAGTATTCCGGCCAACTTGACCCGAATTATCGCGGATGCCATTGAAAAGGCGGGCGGATGGATGGGATTTGACACCTTTATGGCCCTGGCTTTGTATGCGCCGGGTTGGGGCTACTACGCCAACGGCTCCGCCAAATTCGGCCAGATGCCCCAGGGATTGGTGGGTGAAGCAGGGGTCGAAGGTGCCGGTAGCGACTTTGTGACGGCCCCGGAGATCAGCCCTTTGTTCGGCCAAGCGCTCGCCCGCCAGGTAGCGCAGGTGCTGGAAGCCACAGGCACCGACGAGCTCTGGGAATTCGGCGCGGGCACTGGAGCCTTGGCGCTGCAGTTGCTCGACGCATTGGGCGACCGGGTGCGCTCGTACACGATTGTGGATTTGTCAGATTCCCTGAAAGCCCGCCAGCGGGAGCGACTGGCAGGCCATGCCGGCAAGGTGCAGTGGGCGAGCTCGTTGCCTGCACAGATGCGTGGCGTGGTCGTGGGCAATGAGGTGCTGGATGCCATGCCGGTGCAGCTGCTGGCCCGTGTGGCGGGGGGCTGGCATGAGCGCGGTGTGGCCTTGGCTCAGGGCCAATTGGTCTGGGCAGACAAGCCCAGCACCTTGCGCCCGCCTGTCGATATCGATGGCGAACATGACTACCTGACGGAAATCCACGCACAGGGTGAAGCCTTTGTCCGCACGCTGGCGGATCACCTGGAAGCTGGGGCTGCTTTCTTGCTGGACTATGGTTTCCCCGAGAGTGAGTACTACCATGTGCAGCGGTCCGGGGGGACGGTCATGTGCCACCGCGCCCACAGGGCGGACGCCGATCCATTGAGTGATGTGGGGCTTAAAGACATCACCGCGCACGTGAACTTCACGGGTGTTGCGGTTGCCGCCCAGGACGCGGGCCTGGATGTGTTGGGCTATACCAACCAGGCCCACTTTCTGATGAATTGCGGCTTGGTGGAAGCCATGCAATCGCAGCCACTGCAAGCCCGTGTAGCCGCCCAGAAACTTCTGATGGAGCACGAGATGGGCGAGTTGTTCAAGGTAGTCGCGTTGGGTCGGGGTGTGGATGTTCCGCTTCTGGGCTTTGCCCGTGGCGACAGGACCCATCGGCTGTAA
- a CDS encoding dihydroneopterin aldolase: protein MSHDPLLTLALECRRLFLRDHEVQVHIGAHDFEKGVSQRLIFNVELFVPYEGSTPVSDSLSEVVDYDFVRELIARRIARGHVELQETLCDELVQQMLAHPQVRAVRLSTQKPDVYPDCAGVGVEVFRMKGVNT from the coding sequence ATGAGCCACGATCCCTTGCTGACCCTGGCACTGGAATGCCGCCGCCTTTTTTTACGGGACCACGAAGTGCAAGTGCACATCGGCGCCCATGACTTTGAAAAAGGTGTGTCGCAGCGCTTGATTTTCAATGTGGAATTGTTCGTGCCCTATGAGGGCAGCACGCCTGTTTCTGACAGCTTGTCAGAAGTGGTGGACTACGACTTTGTGCGCGAACTCATTGCCCGCCGCATTGCGCGTGGCCATGTCGAACTGCAGGAGACCCTGTGCGATGAATTGGTGCAGCAAATGCTGGCCCACCCGCAGGTGCGCGCCGTGCGCCTGTCGACCCAAAAACCGGACGTGTACCCCGACTGCGCGGGCGTAGGCGTCGAAGTATTCCGCATGAAAGGCGTGAACACATGA